The Dokdonia sp. 4H-3-7-5 genomic interval AGATGCAACCTTACCTAACTCAGTAACAATGGGAGGTACAGAACTCATCCTTAACGGTGCTGGTATGAGAGAGAAGGTAGTATTTGACCTTTATGCTGGAGGATTATATCTAGCGTCAAAAAAGAGTGATGCTGCAGCTATCATAAATGCAGACGAGACTATGGCGCTTAAATTAGACATCGTTTCTGGAATGGTTTCTAGTAAGAAAATGATAGGAGCTGTAGATGATGGTTTTGATGCTTCAATGAATGGAAACACAAGTTCGCTAGATGCGAAGATTGAGCAGTTCAAAGGTTTTTTTAGCGATAAGATTGTAAAAACAAACGTTTTTGATATTGCTTACATCAAAGGTAAAGGAACTGTAGTTTATAAAAACGGAAAAGAAGTAGGATCTATTGCAGGTCTTGATTTTAAGAAAGCTCTTTTCGGAATCTGGTTAGGTAACGACCCAGCAGATGATGATCTTAAAGATGCGATGTTAGGTAAAAACTAATAATCACAATCATATTAAAAATGGCGATCACTTGTGATTCGCCATTTTTTATGCATTATAATCTCTCTGTAAATCACATTAATTTTAGAATCTTAAAACTTGAATACTATGAAAAAACACATAACCCTACTTATGCTGCTATTTTTTGCAGTGAGCATACAAGCGCAACAAGGAACTATTTTTGGTCAATGGAAAACTATAGATGATGAGACTGGTGAGGCAATGTCAATCATAGAAATCTATAAAAAGGATGATAAAGTATTTGGTAAGATTATAGATATATTAAATCCAGCAAATCGTGACAAGACTTGTATTTACTGTAAAGGTGAAGACTATGATAAACCACTCATAGGTCTTGATATCATTAAGAGTCTTGAAAAAGATGATGACGAATATGAGGGAGGAACTATTTTTGATCCAGAAAAAGGAAAGGAATATAAAGCTAAATTATGGATTGACGAGGATGATAAAAACATCTTAAACGTACGAGGGTATATAGCATTCTTGTTTAGAACGCAACAGTGGGTAAGACGCTAGTGATGATGC includes:
- a CDS encoding chalcone isomerase family protein, with the translated sequence MKKYLLALVAVCSLTVSQAQTVVGDATLPNSVTMGGTELILNGAGMREKVVFDLYAGGLYLASKKSDAAAIINADETMALKLDIVSGMVSSKKMIGAVDDGFDASMNGNTSSLDAKIEQFKGFFSDKIVKTNVFDIAYIKGKGTVVYKNGKEVGSIAGLDFKKALFGIWLGNDPADDDLKDAMLGKN
- a CDS encoding DUF2147 domain-containing protein is translated as MKKHITLLMLLFFAVSIQAQQGTIFGQWKTIDDETGEAMSIIEIYKKDDKVFGKIIDILNPANRDKTCIYCKGEDYDKPLIGLDIIKSLEKDDDEYEGGTIFDPEKGKEYKAKLWIDEDDKNILNVRGYIAFLFRTQQWVRR